The following are encoded together in the Iodobacter fluviatilis genome:
- a CDS encoding efflux RND transporter periplasmic adaptor subunit produces MNKTIPLLLIATVLLSACKEEAKPQEEIRPVRTITLASHPSSNHAEFSGELHARQESTLGFRIPGKLISREVEIGSVVKAGAVLARIDAQDMALNALAAKAQTESAQSQLTQLKLDLTRSQELLAKKFVSQAEVDRKQTAVIGAQKSLQQAQSQQQLAQNQAGYTTLLASSDGVITATLAEPGQVLAAGQPVVQLAKAGEVEVFIDLPEARSHDLKSGQHTEISFWALPGKTYNGKVREVSPAADPVSRTYRAKVTLEKPSADIRLGMSATVKSSQNSATQASTTLPLTAIYGKDKGQRIWLVDMQSKRVKSVAVEASQLDRNEQVQVKGLKAGDVVVTAGVHLLREGQAVKLLPAQGE; encoded by the coding sequence ATGAATAAAACGATCCCTTTGCTGCTGATTGCTACGGTACTACTCAGCGCCTGCAAGGAAGAGGCCAAGCCACAGGAAGAAATTCGCCCCGTTCGCACCATCACGCTAGCCTCTCATCCAAGCAGCAACCACGCCGAATTTTCTGGCGAACTGCACGCTCGTCAAGAAAGTACTTTAGGTTTTCGGATTCCAGGCAAGTTAATCAGCCGCGAAGTCGAGATTGGCAGCGTGGTTAAAGCAGGTGCTGTACTCGCTAGAATTGATGCTCAAGATATGGCACTGAATGCACTCGCAGCCAAAGCACAAACAGAATCAGCACAAAGCCAACTGACCCAGCTCAAATTAGATCTGACCCGCTCTCAAGAGCTACTCGCCAAAAAATTTGTAAGCCAAGCCGAAGTCGATCGCAAGCAAACCGCCGTCATTGGCGCACAAAAATCACTGCAACAAGCTCAATCTCAACAGCAACTCGCCCAAAATCAAGCGGGCTATACCACGCTACTAGCCAGTAGCGATGGCGTTATTACCGCCACCTTAGCCGAGCCTGGCCAAGTCTTAGCCGCAGGCCAGCCGGTGGTGCAATTAGCGAAAGCCGGTGAGGTTGAAGTCTTTATTGACCTACCCGAAGCACGTAGCCACGATTTAAAATCAGGCCAGCACACCGAGATTAGCTTCTGGGCGCTACCCGGTAAAACTTATAATGGCAAAGTACGTGAAGTATCCCCCGCAGCCGATCCAGTCAGCCGTACTTACCGCGCCAAAGTGACACTAGAAAAGCCCTCCGCTGATATCCGTCTTGGCATGAGTGCCACGGTAAAAAGCAGCCAAAACAGCGCCACTCAAGCCAGCACCACGCTGCCACTGACCGCTATCTATGGCAAAGACAAGGGTCAACGCATCTGGCTAGTTGATATGCAAAGCAAACGGGTCAAGAGTGTTGCCGTTGAAGCCAGCCAATTAGATCGTAACGAGCAAGTACAGGTGAAGGGGCTTAAAGCGGGTGATGTCGTTGTTACCGCCGGTGTGCATCTATTACGCGAAGGGCAGGCTGTGAAGCTATTGCCTGCACAAGGGGAATAG
- a CDS encoding efflux RND transporter permease subunit, with product MKQNKPDLAKQGFNLSAWALKHQSLVLYLMVVLSLGGILAYGKLGMKEDPEFTFKAMVVRSFWPGASAPEMEQQVTDKLEEALQGIAYIHFTKSYSRSGESLITIMLHEDQKNNVTDAWYQVRKRINDAKSKLPLGVVGPFFNDEFGDTYGNLYAFTGDGFSYPELKKYIELARTELLRIPDVNKALLIGQQDEKIYVEYSNAKLASLGISPFQINKVIAATNTVTPAGAIEGKDEHVFLRVTGGFNAVEHLRSLPITVAGKTFLLGDIAQVFRATIDPPKPKCAIKGKTRWVWASRCVKGVTSSKWASRLMHRS from the coding sequence ATGAAGCAAAACAAACCAGATTTAGCCAAACAAGGCTTTAATTTATCGGCCTGGGCCTTAAAGCATCAATCCCTTGTGCTGTATTTAATGGTAGTGCTTTCGCTGGGTGGCATTCTGGCTTACGGCAAACTCGGCATGAAAGAAGATCCAGAGTTCACCTTTAAAGCGATGGTGGTCAGAAGCTTCTGGCCAGGTGCCAGTGCGCCAGAAATGGAGCAGCAGGTTACCGATAAGCTGGAAGAAGCGCTGCAGGGCATTGCTTATATCCACTTCACTAAAAGTTATTCCAGAAGTGGCGAATCGCTGATCACGATTATGCTGCACGAAGATCAAAAAAATAATGTGACCGATGCTTGGTATCAGGTCAGAAAGCGCATTAACGACGCCAAGAGTAAGCTGCCGCTGGGTGTGGTGGGGCCATTTTTTAATGATGAGTTTGGTGATACCTACGGCAATCTCTACGCCTTCACCGGCGATGGCTTCAGCTACCCTGAGCTGAAAAAATATATTGAGCTGGCCCGCACCGAATTACTGCGTATTCCAGATGTAAACAAAGCGCTGCTGATTGGCCAGCAGGATGAGAAAATCTATGTGGAATACTCCAATGCCAAGCTCGCCAGCTTAGGCATTTCGCCATTTCAAATCAATAAAGTCATTGCCGCCACCAATACAGTTACCCCAGCTGGTGCAATAGAGGGCAAGGACGAGCACGTATTTTTACGCGTAACTGGCGGTTTTAACGCCGTAGAGCACTTACGCAGTCTACCGATTACCGTGGCTGGTAAAACCTTTTTGCTAGGCGATATCGCTCAGGTATTTCGCGCCACGATCGATCCCCCCAAACCAAAATGCGCTATCAAGGGCAAGACGCGGTGGGTTTGGGCATCTCGATGCGTAAAGGGGGTGACGTCGTCAAAATGGGCCAGCAGATTGATGCATCGCTCGTAA
- a CDS encoding efflux RND transporter permease subunit: MRKGGDVVKMGQQIDASLVKIKSSLPIGIEIHTISDQPAVVKNAIHIFMKSLLEAVVIVLAVSFLSLGWRTGVVVALCIPLVLLLTFLGMSIFNIELQRISLGALVIALGLLVDDAIIAVEMMALKLEQGWSRFEAATFAYTSTAFPMLTGTLITAAGFLPVGLAKSDAGEYTFSIFAVIGIALVLSWVVAVVFTPYMGYHLLPETPRHEEHDIYQGGFYARFRKLVTWCVTWRKTVITATLGAFLLAVATFALFIPQQFFPASARPELMVDMWLPYTASYEATEREVKRMEAIAIKDPDVDHVTSYIGVGSPRYYLPLDEQMPNLNFGQLTVMTKNEKVRENVYKRLAQKFADDFPLVRGRVTRLENGPPVGYPVQFRISGTDTAELGRIANQVADAMRKNPDTRQVHTDWGEKVKVIRLQTKQDRLRQLGLTSQELATYLQMAVSGITATQYREADQSIDVVTRLTSDERTRLDFLKDLRVPLPSGQFVPLSQLATLQLENEESLIWRRNRVATLTVRADVAGSAQAPDVSNALMPRVREIEAKLPQGYHIETGGTLESSATGQESINKVMPLMLLVVMTLLMLQLQSIQRMIMVLLTAPLGLIGVAISLLLFQAPFGFVAMLGVIALSGMIMRNSVILMDQIEQDRAAGDDAWTAVIESAVRRFRPIMLTAAAAILAMIPLTRDTFWGPMAIAIMGGLFVATVLTLLFLPALYAAWFRLSPPERPTNIKTST, translated from the coding sequence ATGCGTAAAGGGGGTGACGTCGTCAAAATGGGCCAGCAGATTGATGCATCGCTCGTAAAAATCAAAAGTAGCTTACCCATTGGTATAGAAATCCATACTATTTCTGACCAACCAGCCGTGGTTAAAAACGCCATCCACATCTTCATGAAATCCTTGCTGGAAGCCGTGGTCATTGTATTGGCAGTCAGCTTTTTAAGCTTGGGTTGGCGCACCGGTGTTGTAGTGGCCTTATGCATTCCATTGGTACTACTGCTTACCTTCCTTGGCATGAGTATTTTCAATATCGAGCTCCAAAGGATTTCACTCGGCGCACTGGTGATCGCGCTGGGCTTATTAGTGGACGACGCCATTATTGCGGTTGAAATGATGGCACTTAAACTAGAGCAAGGCTGGAGCCGCTTTGAGGCTGCCACCTTTGCCTATACCTCCACCGCATTTCCTATGCTAACCGGCACCTTGATTACCGCAGCAGGTTTCTTGCCGGTGGGGCTGGCTAAATCGGATGCAGGTGAATACACCTTCTCTATCTTTGCCGTGATCGGAATTGCGCTAGTACTGTCTTGGGTAGTGGCTGTGGTATTTACCCCCTATATGGGCTATCACCTGCTTCCAGAAACGCCTCGGCATGAAGAACACGATATTTACCAAGGAGGGTTTTATGCACGCTTTCGCAAGCTAGTAACGTGGTGCGTCACATGGCGAAAGACAGTGATTACTGCCACCCTAGGCGCGTTTCTGCTGGCTGTCGCCACCTTTGCCCTGTTTATCCCGCAGCAGTTCTTCCCTGCCTCTGCACGCCCCGAGCTGATGGTAGATATGTGGCTACCCTACACCGCCTCTTATGAAGCTACCGAGCGCGAAGTCAAACGCATGGAAGCCATCGCCATAAAAGATCCCGATGTCGATCATGTCACCAGCTATATCGGCGTAGGCTCGCCGCGTTACTACCTACCCCTCGATGAGCAAATGCCTAACCTCAACTTTGGCCAGCTAACGGTAATGACCAAAAACGAAAAGGTACGGGAGAACGTCTACAAACGCCTTGCCCAGAAATTCGCTGATGATTTTCCACTGGTACGTGGCCGGGTAACACGCTTAGAGAACGGCCCGCCGGTTGGATATCCAGTGCAGTTCCGTATTAGTGGCACAGATACCGCCGAACTGGGCCGCATTGCCAATCAAGTGGCCGATGCGATGCGCAAAAACCCAGACACGCGCCAAGTCCACACTGATTGGGGCGAAAAAGTAAAGGTGATACGTCTACAAACCAAGCAAGACCGTTTACGCCAACTTGGCTTAACCTCGCAAGAGCTGGCTACTTACTTACAAATGGCCGTATCTGGCATTACCGCCACACAATATCGTGAAGCCGATCAGAGTATCGATGTGGTCACCCGTCTCACCAGCGATGAGCGCACACGCCTCGATTTTCTGAAAGATTTGCGCGTACCCCTTCCATCGGGCCAGTTTGTACCGCTGTCCCAACTGGCAACTTTGCAGTTAGAGAACGAAGAAAGCTTAATATGGCGACGTAATAGGGTCGCCACACTCACGGTACGTGCCGATGTGGCTGGCAGCGCCCAAGCGCCTGACGTGAGCAATGCGCTGATGCCTAGAGTGCGTGAAATCGAAGCCAAGCTGCCTCAGGGTTATCATATTGAAACCGGCGGCACGCTAGAATCATCTGCCACGGGGCAAGAGTCGATTAATAAAGTCATGCCACTGATGTTGCTAGTCGTCATGACCTTATTAATGCTGCAGCTGCAAAGCATTCAGAGAATGATCATGGTGCTGCTCACCGCGCCGCTAGGCCTGATTGGCGTGGCCATTTCCTTACTTTTATTTCAAGCGCCATTTGGGTTTGTGGCTATGTTGGGCGTGATCGCGCTTTCAGGCATGATTATGCGCAACTCGGTGATTCTGATGGATCAGATTGAGCAAGATCGTGCCGCAGGGGACGATGCTTGGACCGCCGTCATTGAATCAGCGGTAAGGCGTTTTCGGCCCATTATGCTGACAGCCGCAGCTGCAATCCTCGCAATGATCCCTCTGACTCGGGATACTTTCTGGGGCCCAATGGCCATTGCCATTATGGGTGGGCTCTTTGTAGCAACCGTCTTAACTTTATTATTTTTACCGGCTTTATATGCCGCATGGTTCCGCTTAAGCCCACCAGAGCGGCCTACAAATATAAAAACATCTACATAA
- a CDS encoding TolC family outer membrane protein, with protein sequence MMKKTLIALSIAIFSQPLFAADLIESWSAAQKYDANFAAARAGLDAGREKIEQGKALLLPHVSLAGNANREQSRYSPENRDSINSNGESYGYKLSLTQPIYRADAFAGADQLKKQTEQAEVIFRVAEQDLILRVAKTYFEVLGAEEKVKQTTAQKEAVAQQLAQAKKSFEVGVSTITDTDEAQARFDSITSAEIAAKNDLAIKRNAYEQLTQLNPTGLKPISNRQQPTPPQPNDMAAWIQRSENGSLVIAGQQLGLDIASREIDKYRLESSPTLDLVAGYGDAWQSAGISKSGGLDRSGSGQIGLQLSIPLFTGGDRSSKLREAIAKKEQQRQTVEASRRDTTQFTKQAFLGVSSGAAQILALQQALKSSESSLASTKLGREVGVRTTIDVLNAEQAYFSTRYDLTVARYTYLYARLQLAATSGELSEKDLNSINIWLGN encoded by the coding sequence ATGATGAAAAAAACTTTAATTGCTCTGAGCATCGCCATTTTTTCACAACCGCTCTTTGCTGCTGATTTGATCGAATCTTGGAGCGCAGCACAAAAATATGATGCTAATTTTGCCGCCGCACGCGCAGGGCTAGATGCGGGGCGCGAAAAGATCGAGCAAGGTAAAGCCTTATTACTGCCGCATGTTTCTTTAGCGGGGAATGCTAATCGGGAGCAATCACGCTACAGCCCAGAAAACCGTGACAGCATCAACTCAAATGGCGAGAGCTATGGCTATAAACTAAGCCTCACCCAGCCTATTTATCGAGCAGACGCATTTGCAGGTGCCGATCAGCTCAAAAAACAAACTGAACAAGCCGAAGTTATTTTTCGCGTAGCGGAGCAAGACTTAATTTTGCGCGTAGCTAAAACTTACTTTGAAGTTTTAGGTGCAGAAGAAAAAGTAAAACAAACCACGGCCCAAAAAGAAGCGGTTGCCCAACAACTGGCACAGGCAAAAAAATCTTTTGAAGTTGGCGTATCGACTATTACCGATACAGATGAAGCTCAGGCACGATTTGATTCGATCACTTCTGCTGAAATTGCTGCGAAAAATGATCTAGCCATTAAGCGTAATGCATATGAGCAGCTTACTCAGCTTAATCCAACGGGGTTAAAACCGATTAGCAATCGCCAGCAACCTACCCCACCACAACCTAATGATATGGCAGCATGGATACAGCGCAGTGAAAATGGCAGCTTAGTGATTGCAGGTCAGCAATTAGGTTTAGATATTGCCAGCCGAGAAATCGACAAATATCGGCTAGAAAGTTCCCCAACTCTTGATTTAGTAGCTGGTTATGGTGATGCTTGGCAATCTGCGGGCATATCCAAATCAGGTGGATTAGATCGCAGCGGCTCAGGACAAATTGGCTTGCAATTATCCATTCCATTATTTACGGGTGGAGATCGTTCTTCTAAATTACGCGAAGCAATCGCAAAAAAAGAACAACAACGCCAAACGGTAGAAGCAAGTCGTAGAGATACAACTCAATTCACCAAGCAAGCTTTTTTAGGCGTAAGTTCCGGCGCTGCACAAATCCTCGCATTGCAACAAGCTCTTAAATCGAGCGAATCATCATTAGCATCAACTAAATTAGGACGCGAAGTTGGAGTGCGTACTACTATTGATGTACTTAATGCCGAACAAGCCTATTTCTCCACCCGTTACGACCTAACAGTAGCCCGCTACACCTATTTGTATGCTCGTTTACAATTAGCCGCGACAAGCGGGGAATTGTCTGAAAAAGATCTAAATTCAATAAATATTTGGCTTGGTAATTAA
- a CDS encoding H-NS histone family protein: protein MIDLSPLSYSDLVELRKNLEVEIVRRKESEKQNLIAELQNLVASKGFSLSDVLGTSSDKKAAKKAASTAKAQFRNPADAEQTWTGRGRKPQWAIEFLAQGGSLEALRIA from the coding sequence GTGATTGATCTTTCCCCACTGAGCTATAGCGACTTAGTTGAACTGCGCAAGAACCTAGAAGTTGAAATTGTTCGTCGCAAAGAATCAGAAAAGCAAAACCTGATTGCCGAACTGCAAAACTTGGTTGCTTCTAAAGGCTTCTCATTGTCTGATGTATTGGGCACAAGCAGCGACAAAAAAGCAGCTAAAAAAGCAGCTTCTACTGCTAAAGCACAATTCCGTAACCCAGCTGATGCAGAACAAACTTGGACTGGCCGTGGCCGTAAGCCACAATGGGCAATTGAATTCTTAGCCCAAGGTGGTTCATTAGAAGCACTGCGTATCGCCTAA
- a CDS encoding UvrD-helicase domain-containing protein has translation MPHPLTANLNPEQAAAVELPPEHALILAGAGSGKTSVLTTRIAWLLSTGQCSPAGLLSVTFTNKAAKEMLLRITSMMPLNPRGLWMGTFHGLCNRMLRLHWRDAGLPEAFAILDSAEQLSLIKRILKALNIDDEKYPAKVLQHYINAHKENGRRAGDVDTWDDYSRMLRLIYEEYEKQCQREGVADFSELLLRCYELLSKNESLRAHYQSRFRHILVDEFQDTNKLQYAWLKLLAGKENALFAVGDDDQSIYAFRGANVGNMHDFQTEFSVKHVIRLEQNYRSQGNILDAANAVIANNRNRLGKELWTSEPAGEPIRVFEAATDFEEAAFIVEEAQSLIRDGNRANDIAILYRANAQSRVIEHALFTAGVPYRVYGGLRFFERQEIKHALAYLRLIANPGDDNALLRVMNFPTRGIGARTIESIQESARNAGTSLWQAACSGAAGRGAAAVKKFAEMIEGMRQQATGLAMPELVDMMLDLSGLRAHYKADKEGEERLANLGELINAATNFVQEDENNLIAFLSHASLEAGDHQAGAHEEALQLMTVHASKGLEFHAVFLCGLEEGLFPHDNSMNDANAVEEERRLMYVAITRARRRLYITLAQSRMLHGQTRYAVASRFMQEIPQQLLKFLNRGYAPQGYSGPATLASKIKSPTPEHGLAIGMNVEHPKFGRGVVTDYEGGASGNVQVNFADAGSKWLAVAYAKLKAL, from the coding sequence ATGCCGCATCCCCTTACCGCAAATCTCAATCCAGAACAAGCCGCAGCCGTTGAGCTTCCTCCGGAACACGCCCTGATTTTGGCCGGTGCGGGTAGCGGCAAAACCAGTGTGTTAACAACGCGCATTGCTTGGCTGTTATCTACAGGACAATGCAGCCCCGCTGGTTTATTGTCAGTCACTTTTACCAATAAAGCCGCAAAAGAAATGCTGCTCAGAATTACCTCCATGATGCCGCTTAATCCACGTGGATTATGGATGGGTACATTCCACGGATTATGTAATCGTATGCTGCGTTTACATTGGCGGGATGCTGGCTTACCCGAAGCTTTTGCAATTTTAGATTCTGCCGAACAACTTTCACTCATTAAGCGGATATTGAAAGCATTAAATATAGATGATGAAAAATATCCAGCAAAAGTTTTACAACATTATATTAATGCCCATAAAGAAAATGGCCGCCGCGCAGGTGATGTAGATACTTGGGATGATTACTCGCGCATGCTGCGATTAATTTATGAGGAATATGAAAAACAATGCCAACGGGAAGGCGTGGCAGATTTTTCTGAATTATTACTACGCTGTTACGAATTACTTTCTAAAAATGAATCTTTACGGGCCCATTATCAAAGCCGTTTCCGACACATTTTAGTCGATGAATTTCAAGACACAAATAAACTCCAATATGCGTGGTTAAAGCTTTTGGCGGGCAAAGAGAATGCCCTCTTTGCCGTTGGCGATGATGACCAATCTATTTACGCATTCCGTGGTGCGAATGTGGGCAATATGCATGATTTTCAAACTGAATTTTCCGTAAAGCACGTGATTCGCCTTGAGCAGAATTATCGATCGCAAGGCAATATTTTAGATGCCGCCAATGCCGTGATTGCAAATAACCGTAATCGCTTAGGTAAAGAACTATGGACCAGCGAGCCAGCTGGCGAACCTATTCGCGTATTTGAAGCAGCCACAGATTTTGAAGAAGCCGCTTTTATTGTTGAAGAAGCACAGTCATTGATTAGAGATGGCAATCGGGCCAATGATATTGCCATTCTTTATCGCGCCAATGCCCAATCACGGGTAATTGAACACGCACTATTTACCGCAGGGGTACCCTATCGCGTCTATGGTGGTTTACGCTTTTTTGAACGCCAAGAAATCAAACATGCCCTAGCTTACTTGCGTCTGATTGCCAATCCTGGCGACGATAACGCCCTGCTACGCGTCATGAACTTCCCCACCCGTGGCATTGGTGCCCGTACCATCGAAAGTATCCAAGAAAGCGCGCGTAATGCCGGTACAAGCCTCTGGCAAGCCGCTTGCTCTGGAGCAGCAGGCCGTGGTGCCGCAGCGGTTAAGAAATTCGCTGAGATGATCGAAGGGATGCGCCAGCAAGCCACAGGGCTGGCGATGCCTGAATTGGTCGATATGATGCTTGATCTATCAGGCCTACGTGCACACTACAAAGCGGATAAAGAAGGCGAAGAACGCCTCGCCAACTTAGGTGAGCTCATCAATGCTGCCACTAATTTTGTGCAAGAAGATGAAAACAATCTCATCGCTTTTTTATCGCATGCCAGCCTAGAAGCCGGAGATCATCAAGCGGGTGCGCATGAAGAAGCCCTACAACTGATGACCGTGCACGCCTCAAAAGGCCTAGAGTTTCACGCGGTATTTTTATGTGGCCTAGAAGAAGGCTTATTCCCCCACGATAACAGCATGAATGATGCAAACGCAGTGGAAGAAGAACGCCGCTTAATGTATGTAGCCATTACCCGTGCTCGTCGCCGTCTTTACATTACACTGGCACAAAGTCGCATGCTGCACGGGCAAACGCGCTATGCCGTAGCTAGCCGCTTTATGCAAGAAATCCCCCAGCAACTTTTGAAGTTCTTAAACCGTGGGTATGCGCCACAGGGCTATTCAGGCCCAGCCACCCTTGCCAGCAAAATTAAATCACCTACGCCCGAGCATGGCTTGGCCATAGGAATGAATGTGGAGCATCCAAAGTTTGGCAGGGGCGTGGTGACCGATTATGAAGGGGGTGCCAGTGGTAATGTCCAAGTCAATTTTGCTGATGCAGGATCTAAATGGCTTGCTGTGGCTTATGCAAAATTAAAAGCATTGTAA
- a CDS encoding response regulator, translating to MAEKISSFSVISSATAKRKAANGIPDIASLQVLVIDPLAEIRTTVGMTLGQYGTSHIDHASNSNEALTSIRRIKYDLVLCEYDLGTGQDGLFLFDEARRNDLLKASSIFIIMTAERSAQKVLGAAEQSPDSILLKPFTSEMLYGRILTALQKKVRFKLVDETIMAHDFLTAIQLCIKAAKTSGDYAIDFLRLQIHLLLRIGDWVSVRDQCRQLLVEQDLPWAKMALGKALYQLKGYSEATSVFKAIMSEHAHALEAYDWLARAQQAMGDDQAAKETLQRAIVKSPFVATRQRQLGDVALRSGDLATAETALLETVKIARHSFLRDPSDYGQLADVQISRGDVVAARRTVAEVRKDFKDPEVVILADALDADISMQVGEVESAQNQLNIALSQLVQLKFPPSPTVGLALAKACFNQQREALAEIVVRNLLKNRHDDLSLAAKITALYQQQGKPEQAELLIKENTASIVALNNEAVQLARSGNLAGAAERFIRAATEMPGNLQVLLNTVNALLAHTNQHGWHLEWMQLSHEFLQRIHELDPINGRGLQLQEFYRKTKIRYDITN from the coding sequence ATGGCTGAAAAAATTAGCTCCTTCTCGGTAATCTCCTCAGCCACGGCCAAGCGTAAAGCGGCCAACGGCATTCCTGACATCGCCAGTTTGCAAGTTTTAGTGATCGATCCTCTGGCGGAAATTCGTACCACCGTTGGGATGACCCTCGGCCAATATGGCACCAGCCATATAGATCATGCCAGCAACAGCAACGAGGCCTTAACAAGCATCCGTCGGATTAAATATGACTTGGTACTGTGCGAATATGATTTAGGCACAGGGCAAGATGGTTTATTTCTATTTGATGAGGCGCGCCGTAATGATTTGCTCAAGGCTTCATCTATTTTTATCATTATGACCGCCGAGCGAAGCGCCCAAAAAGTACTCGGAGCCGCCGAACAATCCCCCGATAGCATTTTACTCAAGCCATTTACCAGTGAGATGCTCTACGGCCGTATCCTTACCGCCCTGCAAAAAAAAGTACGCTTTAAATTAGTGGATGAAACCATCATGGCCCACGATTTTTTAACGGCGATCCAGCTTTGCATCAAGGCAGCCAAAACCAGTGGCGATTACGCTATCGACTTTTTGCGGCTACAAATTCACTTATTACTCCGAATTGGCGATTGGGTTAGTGTTCGAGACCAATGTCGGCAACTGCTCGTAGAACAAGATTTACCTTGGGCAAAAATGGCACTAGGTAAAGCCTTATATCAACTAAAAGGCTATTCAGAAGCAACATCTGTCTTTAAAGCCATTATGAGCGAGCATGCACATGCTCTTGAGGCCTACGATTGGCTTGCCCGCGCCCAACAAGCCATGGGTGACGACCAAGCCGCTAAAGAGACCTTGCAACGCGCCATTGTTAAATCGCCCTTTGTCGCCACAAGGCAGCGACAGCTCGGCGATGTTGCTTTGCGTAGTGGCGATTTAGCCACGGCTGAAACAGCCCTGCTGGAAACAGTTAAAATTGCTCGGCATTCATTCTTGCGTGATCCAAGCGATTACGGGCAATTAGCTGACGTACAAATTAGCAGAGGCGATGTGGTAGCAGCACGACGTACCGTCGCGGAGGTAAGAAAGGACTTTAAAGACCCCGAGGTCGTGATTTTAGCCGATGCGCTTGATGCAGATATCTCTATGCAGGTGGGTGAAGTAGAAAGTGCTCAGAACCAGCTTAATATTGCACTATCGCAGCTGGTGCAACTCAAGTTTCCCCCCAGCCCAACGGTTGGCTTAGCTTTAGCCAAGGCTTGTTTTAATCAACAAAGGGAGGCACTGGCAGAAATTGTGGTGCGTAATCTGCTAAAAAATCGCCATGACGATTTATCCTTAGCGGCAAAAATTACCGCGCTGTATCAGCAGCAGGGCAAGCCTGAACAAGCCGAGCTCCTGATCAAAGAAAACACGGCCAGCATTGTTGCCCTCAATAATGAAGCGGTACAGCTCGCTCGGAGTGGCAATTTAGCAGGGGCAGCCGAGCGTTTCATCCGTGCAGCAACCGAGATGCCAGGCAATTTGCAAGTCTTGCTCAATACCGTCAATGCGCTACTGGCCCACACCAACCAACACGGCTGGCATCTAGAATGGATGCAATTAAGCCATGAGTTTCTACAACGCATCCACGAACTTGATCCGATCAATGGCAGAGGCTTACAGCTGCAAGAGTTTTATCGTAAAACTAAAATACGCTATGACATAACTAACTGA
- a CDS encoding STAS domain-containing protein has translation MQTSTKIDNNKGRIMLNGNFTFESHREFKQATTAALETPGLTELEMDFSAVDYMDSAALGMLLLLNERANGRKVTLVNCRGTVKAVLEIANFGKIFEIK, from the coding sequence ATGCAAACCAGTACTAAGATTGATAATAACAAAGGTCGCATCATGCTGAACGGCAACTTCACGTTTGAATCACATCGTGAGTTCAAGCAAGCCACTACTGCCGCACTAGAAACCCCTGGTCTGACCGAGTTAGAGATGGATTTTAGTGCGGTGGACTACATGGACTCAGCGGCATTAGGCATGCTATTGCTATTAAATGAACGCGCCAATGGTCGAAAAGTCACCTTAGTTAACTGCCGTGGAACCGTCAAAGCCGTGCTAGAAATTGCCAACTTTGGCAAAATTTTCGAAATAAAATAA